The Pedosphaera parvula Ellin514 genome has a window encoding:
- a CDS encoding B12-binding domain-containing radical SAM protein, translating to MADIVLATLNAKYIHAAFGLRYLMANLGELQSRAALLEFDINQRPIEIVEALLAENPKIIGLGVYIWNVVPTTEVVSALKRIRPDITIVLGGPEVSFEVDRQQIINQADFVITGEADLKFAELCRTLISGGKPAGKIIPAELPALEQLALPYHLYNERDVAHRIIYVEASRGCPFTCEFCLSSLDVPVRQFPLPVLLQNLEELLSRGVQQFKFVDRTFNLNLNTSKALLQFFLDRFRPGLFVHFEMIPDRLPEALREVIAKFPPGALQFEVGIQTFNPEVSKLISRRQDYERLADNFRFLREHTGVHIHADLIVGLPGETVESFGEGFDRLVALKPQEIQVGILKRLRGTPIVRHDAEWSMTYGEHPPYEILQTKLIDFAAMQKMRRFARFWDLIGNSGNFIATTPLIWWEGSPFKEFMRLCDWIYEHLGRKHSIPLADLGEQIFSFLTEQKALPASTVSEALLADYQRGGRSDIPIFLRTHFPETSPSRRDRLRSLAPKRQGRHLQQTN from the coding sequence ATGGCAGACATTGTTTTAGCCACACTTAACGCGAAATATATCCACGCCGCCTTCGGCTTGCGATACCTGATGGCCAATCTGGGTGAACTTCAGAGTCGCGCTGCTTTGCTCGAGTTCGACATCAATCAGCGTCCCATTGAAATCGTGGAAGCTCTGCTCGCCGAAAACCCGAAAATTATCGGGCTTGGAGTTTACATTTGGAATGTAGTTCCCACCACGGAAGTTGTTTCCGCGTTGAAACGCATTCGTCCTGATATCACCATTGTTCTTGGTGGACCAGAGGTGAGTTTCGAAGTCGATCGCCAGCAAATCATTAATCAGGCGGACTTTGTTATTACCGGCGAAGCCGATCTGAAATTTGCCGAGCTCTGCCGGACTTTGATTTCTGGTGGCAAGCCCGCTGGCAAAATTATTCCTGCCGAGCTTCCAGCACTCGAGCAACTCGCCCTGCCGTATCATTTATACAACGAACGCGACGTCGCCCACCGCATCATCTATGTGGAAGCCTCGCGCGGGTGCCCGTTCACTTGCGAGTTCTGCCTTTCGTCTTTGGATGTGCCCGTACGGCAATTCCCTCTACCAGTGCTGCTGCAAAACCTGGAGGAATTGCTCAGTCGCGGAGTGCAACAATTCAAGTTTGTGGATCGCACTTTCAACCTGAACCTGAATACGAGCAAGGCGCTGCTGCAATTTTTCCTCGACCGCTTTCGACCGGGATTATTCGTTCATTTTGAAATGATTCCTGACCGACTGCCCGAGGCCTTGCGTGAGGTCATCGCCAAGTTTCCTCCGGGTGCGCTTCAATTCGAAGTCGGCATTCAGACTTTCAATCCTGAAGTATCGAAGTTGATCAGCCGTCGGCAGGATTATGAACGGCTCGCTGACAATTTTCGTTTTTTACGGGAGCACACTGGCGTTCACATTCACGCGGATCTGATTGTTGGTTTGCCCGGCGAAACCGTGGAAAGCTTTGGTGAAGGTTTTGATCGCTTGGTTGCTTTGAAACCGCAGGAGATCCAGGTTGGCATCCTCAAGCGGCTGCGCGGCACACCGATTGTCAGGCACGATGCTGAATGGAGCATGACCTATGGCGAACATCCGCCTTATGAGATTTTGCAAACGAAGCTCATCGACTTTGCAGCGATGCAAAAGATGCGCCGGTTTGCGCGGTTTTGGGATTTGATTGGCAATAGCGGCAACTTCATCGCAACCACACCGCTTATCTGGTGGGAAGGCTCCCCCTTCAAAGAGTTCATGCGCCTTTGCGACTGGATTTATGAACACCTGGGTCGCAAGCATAGCATCCCGTTGGCCGATTTAGGGGAGCAAATCTTCAGCTTTCTGACGGAGCAAAAGGCTCTTCCGGCAAGCACTGTCTCCGAAGCGCTTTTGGCGGACTACCAGCGAGGCGGACGCAGTGATATTCCTATTTTCCTACGCACACACTTTCCCGAAACTAGTCCTTCGCGGCGTGACCGGTTGCGATCGCTGGCCCCGAAGCGGCAAGGTCGTCATTTGCAACAGACTAATTAA
- a CDS encoding carboxymuconolactone decarboxylase family protein — MKPRLDYTKASPGAYKAMAGLEHYVRHSGLEPSLLELIKLRASQINGCAFCIDMHTKDARAHGETEQRLYLLDAWREAPFYSERERAALAWTEAVTLVSESHVPDSIYEQARAQFSEEEMINLTMAVVAINGWNRISIAFRAVPGAYQPAAASKTPNS, encoded by the coding sequence ATGAAACCCAGACTTGATTATACCAAAGCCTCTCCAGGTGCTTACAAGGCCATGGCGGGGCTGGAACATTATGTACGCCATTCTGGTTTGGAACCTTCGCTGCTGGAATTAATCAAATTGAGGGCTTCCCAGATTAATGGCTGCGCTTTTTGCATCGATATGCATACCAAGGACGCACGAGCACACGGAGAGACCGAGCAACGACTTTATCTCCTGGATGCCTGGCGGGAAGCCCCGTTCTATTCCGAACGTGAGCGCGCCGCCCTAGCTTGGACTGAAGCCGTGACGCTCGTCAGCGAATCGCACGTGCCAGACTCAATTTATGAGCAAGCGCGTGCACAGTTCAGCGAGGAGGAAATGATAAATCTGACCATGGCCGTTGTCGCCATCAACGGATGGAATCGTATATCCATAGCTTTCCGCGCAGTTCCCGGCGCTTATCAACCCGCCGCAGCATCCAAAACACCTAATTCATGA
- a CDS encoding DoxX family protein — MKPGITKDLSSLFLRLALGMAFLSAVADRFGMWGSFSQPNVGWGDWEHFVKYTEKLNWFAPHSLISILAWVATILEIVLGITLILGLFTRTSAIASGALLTLFAVTITIALGIKAPFNYSVFTAAAGSFLLATIDRYRWSLEGALRTGLKSNAVATIEVSAPDCSKR, encoded by the coding sequence ATGAAGCCCGGCATTACCAAAGACCTCAGCAGTCTATTTTTGCGCCTTGCACTGGGCATGGCATTCTTAAGCGCAGTGGCAGACCGTTTTGGAATGTGGGGGTCATTTAGTCAGCCAAATGTCGGTTGGGGTGACTGGGAACATTTTGTAAAATACACGGAAAAATTGAATTGGTTTGCTCCTCACAGCCTGATTTCCATTCTGGCCTGGGTGGCGACCATCCTGGAAATCGTGCTGGGGATCACCTTGATTTTGGGATTGTTTACACGAACGTCAGCCATTGCGAGCGGAGCACTCCTGACACTCTTCGCGGTAACGATTACCATCGCGCTCGGAATCAAGGCCCCGTTCAACTATTCAGTATTCACGGCAGCGGCGGGCTCATTTCTACTGGCGACGATCGATCGCTACCGTTGGAGTTTGGAGGGGGCGCTTCGTACTGGATTGAAGTCGAATGCGGTCGCAACCATTGAAGTGTCCGCGCCAGATTGCTCCAAGCGTTGA
- a CDS encoding AAA family ATPase, protein MTSNSILDIGRRLGEEVLQPMKQAFVGKDEVIDLLGVCLVGGENLFILGPPGTAKSALVHNLAARLEGQTFDYLLTRFTEPNELFGPFDIRKLREGELITNTEGMLPEASLVFLDELLNANSAILNSLLTALNERMFRRGKESRPLKALLFVGASNHLPEDDALKALFDRFLLRVHCDNVGAEQLADVLAAGWKLNQNRITTSSLHFDEIQKLQGLLTGVDLTPVRDAYAELVHRIRHAGIPVSDRRAVKLQKLIAASALLCGRLVARNSDLWVLKYIWDTDDQQEVLQALVDKVVSKSESEVADHVRARPPEGPDPESLARDLDFITERLKSETNGEQAYLQDRLGLLEGRCQWVKDSQKRDFLTKRIAELWPQLKSGAVKAV, encoded by the coding sequence ATGACCAGCAACTCAATATTAGATATTGGCCGGCGGCTCGGCGAAGAAGTCCTTCAGCCGATGAAGCAAGCCTTCGTAGGGAAGGATGAAGTGATCGACCTCCTGGGTGTTTGCCTGGTGGGCGGCGAAAATCTTTTCATTTTGGGGCCGCCGGGAACGGCGAAAAGCGCCTTGGTGCACAATCTCGCTGCCCGACTCGAAGGTCAAACCTTTGACTATCTGTTGACCCGATTCACGGAACCGAACGAATTATTTGGTCCTTTCGACATCCGAAAACTTCGCGAGGGCGAGCTGATCACCAACACCGAAGGCATGTTGCCCGAGGCTTCCCTGGTGTTTTTGGACGAATTGCTCAATGCGAACAGCGCCATTCTAAACAGCCTGCTTACCGCGCTGAACGAACGTATGTTTCGTCGCGGAAAGGAATCACGGCCATTGAAGGCGCTGCTTTTTGTCGGTGCCAGCAATCACCTGCCTGAGGACGATGCGCTTAAGGCTCTGTTTGACCGTTTTCTGCTACGAGTCCATTGCGATAATGTGGGTGCTGAACAACTGGCGGACGTGCTGGCTGCAGGGTGGAAATTAAATCAGAACCGAATTACCACTTCATCGCTTCACTTTGATGAAATACAGAAGCTCCAAGGTTTGCTCACGGGAGTGGACCTGACTCCGGTGCGCGACGCCTATGCTGAACTGGTGCACCGCATCCGGCATGCAGGGATTCCGGTGTCTGATCGTCGGGCGGTGAAGCTGCAAAAGCTCATCGCGGCAAGTGCGCTACTCTGTGGTAGGTTGGTCGCTCGAAATTCCGATCTTTGGGTGTTGAAATACATCTGGGATACGGACGATCAACAGGAAGTCTTGCAGGCACTTGTGGACAAGGTGGTTTCCAAATCCGAGAGCGAAGTTGCTGATCACGTCCGCGCCCGTCCCCCTGAAGGGCCTGATCCGGAAAGTCTCGCCCGTGATCTGGATTTCATCACCGAACGTTTGAAATCTGAAACCAATGGCGAACAAGCCTATTTGCAAGATCGTCTGGGTTTGTTGGAAGGACGATGCCAATGGGTTAAAGATTCGCAAAAACGCGACTTCCTGACCAAACGCATTGCGGAGTTGTGGCCGCAACTAAAATCTGGAGCGGTCAAAGCAGTATAG
- a CDS encoding ABC transporter ATP-binding protein, translating into MSIIMGFSNELVIQKKCTRLLFDIYRKSLQNLRRQIAEAGSSLTFAAGTPLPKWIECGVSNCCSFVNTEEQKPKQPRKRGRMRRALKLAFPYRRTIVGIFLLTLLLAAINAIEPLILKYVFDDLATHRVMRTLMVGIALLIGLGIVREVANGISNWLTWHARLGVHYTLLESTVERLHRMPLSFHRQEGVGAIMTKLDRSIQGLIGAISQILFNVFPAILYMIIAITIMFFLNWKLTILVIAFLPLPAAIAALAGPEQNRRERTLLDKWSQIYSRFNEVLSGIITVRSFSMEDAEKKRFLSNVQEANQVVIRGVGIDSGVGAATNLVVAAARIAAIAFGGVLIVQGKLSLGTLVAFLGYVGGLFGPVQGLTNIYQTIQKAYVSIDEIFSILDEQEHLGDAPDAHEIRQVDGEVIFKDLTFRYEEANTPLLRGIDLRVNPGETLAIVGPSGSGKTTLMALLMRFYDPDEGGIYLDGKDLRQLKQRSLRRNIGTVLQDPLLFNDTVRNNIAYGRPEATVAEIEAAARAANAHDFVSHLPEGYETMAGERGSRFSVGERQRITIARALLKNPPILVLDEATASLDAESEALVQEALEKLMKNRTTFVIAHRLSTVVNAHRIIVLKNGSVAELGTHPELMRLGGYYAKLVERQTSGLIRNEGE; encoded by the coding sequence ATGAGCATCATCATGGGGTTCTCAAATGAATTGGTTATTCAAAAGAAATGTACCCGGTTGCTTTTTGATATTTATCGGAAGAGTTTACAGAATCTGCGACGGCAAATCGCCGAGGCTGGTTCCAGCCTTACCTTCGCAGCAGGCACACCGCTTCCAAAATGGATCGAGTGCGGAGTATCGAATTGTTGCTCATTTGTGAATACCGAAGAACAAAAACCCAAACAGCCCAGAAAACGCGGCCGGATGCGCCGAGCGCTGAAGCTGGCATTTCCTTATCGCAGGACAATTGTTGGCATTTTTCTGCTGACCTTGCTGCTCGCGGCCATAAACGCCATCGAGCCGCTCATTTTGAAGTACGTGTTTGACGACCTTGCCACACATCGGGTCATGCGCACGTTAATGGTTGGCATAGCCCTGTTAATCGGTTTGGGAATCGTCCGTGAGGTGGCGAATGGCATTTCAAATTGGCTGACGTGGCATGCCCGGCTGGGAGTTCATTACACCTTGTTGGAGTCCACTGTCGAGCGTTTGCACCGGATGCCTCTCAGCTTTCATCGGCAGGAGGGTGTGGGCGCCATCATGACCAAACTCGATCGCAGCATCCAGGGATTGATCGGCGCCATAAGCCAGATTCTTTTCAATGTATTTCCGGCCATACTCTACATGATTATTGCCATCACCATCATGTTTTTTCTGAACTGGAAGCTGACCATTTTAGTGATTGCCTTCCTGCCCCTGCCCGCTGCCATCGCAGCCCTGGCCGGCCCGGAACAAAATCGACGGGAACGAACGCTCCTGGATAAATGGTCGCAAATTTATTCCCGTTTCAATGAAGTTCTATCGGGAATCATCACCGTGCGCAGTTTTTCGATGGAGGATGCCGAAAAGAAACGCTTTCTATCAAATGTTCAGGAAGCCAACCAGGTGGTGATCCGGGGCGTGGGTATCGATTCCGGGGTTGGAGCTGCCACCAATCTGGTCGTCGCGGCCGCGCGCATTGCTGCCATCGCCTTTGGGGGAGTGCTCATCGTTCAAGGCAAATTAAGCCTGGGCACGTTGGTTGCTTTTTTGGGATACGTGGGCGGGCTCTTCGGTCCGGTACAAGGCCTGACGAACATTTATCAAACCATCCAAAAGGCCTACGTGTCGATCGACGAAATCTTCTCCATCCTTGACGAACAGGAACATTTGGGCGATGCCCCGGATGCCCATGAAATCCGACAGGTGGACGGAGAAGTCATATTCAAGGATCTGACGTTTCGTTATGAAGAAGCGAACACACCCCTTTTGCGGGGAATTGATCTTCGGGTCAATCCAGGAGAAACGCTCGCAATTGTCGGCCCAAGTGGCTCCGGCAAGACCACTTTAATGGCCTTGTTGATGCGATTCTATGATCCCGATGAAGGTGGCATTTACCTGGACGGCAAAGATTTGCGGCAACTCAAGCAACGATCCCTCCGCAGAAACATTGGCACGGTATTGCAGGATCCACTCCTTTTTAACGACACGGTTCGAAACAACATCGCCTATGGCCGGCCGGAGGCTACAGTGGCGGAAATTGAAGCCGCTGCCCGCGCAGCCAACGCGCACGACTTTGTCTCACACCTGCCGGAAGGCTATGAAACCATGGCTGGAGAGCGCGGCAGTCGATTCTCCGTAGGCGAGCGACAAAGAATCACCATTGCGCGCGCGCTGCTGAAGAACCCGCCGATTTTGGTACTGGATGAAGCAACGGCTTCACTGGATGCGGAATCCGAAGCCCTGGTTCAAGAGGCATTGGAAAAGCTGATGAAAAACCGCACCACCTTTGTGATCGCCCATCGCCTTTCAACGGTTGTAAATGCCCATCGCATTATCGTTCTTAAAAATGGATCGGTTGCAGAATTGGGAACCCATCCTGAATTGATGCGCCTTGGCGGCTATTATGCGAAGCTGGTGGAACGGCAGACCAGCGGCCTCATTCGCAATGAAGGTGAATAG
- a CDS encoding PLP-dependent aminotransferase family protein, with protein sequence MAKNESSVGLLLASPPADLELNQWLHRELRAAILDRRLKPGARLPSTRQLARQYQISRGTVTTAFEQLRDEGYLEGQIGSGTYVAKDIPDGLLQARGMAGISKRTAHSRATLSSRGERISSTSLAIKPVTHAGRAFRAYHPALDVFPLHLWSRMVARRSRQSSRILLAGGEPAGYRPLREALAGYLGSMRGVKCSQEQVVIVSGIQQALDIVARLVLDPGDAVWMENPGYIGASAALRAAGGEMVPIPVDKNGLNVRTGVNSCPQARLAYVTPAHQFPLGVVLSLERRLALLNWANEARAWIFEDDYDSEYRYSGRPFPALQGLDQSGSVIYAGSFNKMLFPSLRLGYLVLPPRLVEPFVAARSIVDRYPPVLDQAVVCDFMVEGYFGQHIRRMREIYAERRLALIDAARSELQGLLRVDDLPAGLHTNGWFECGISDRQATAAASAAEIEVMSLSSFGVGRRVPNGLMLGFATVNPAATKAAVTRLAKVLENLKRNL encoded by the coding sequence ATGGCTAAAAATGAATCATCCGTTGGATTATTACTCGCTTCACCGCCCGCAGACCTTGAATTGAATCAATGGCTGCATCGGGAACTGCGCGCTGCCATCCTGGATCGCCGGCTGAAACCTGGCGCGCGACTGCCTTCTACCCGCCAGCTTGCACGGCAGTATCAAATTTCTCGCGGCACTGTAACCACCGCGTTTGAGCAATTGCGCGACGAGGGATATTTGGAGGGACAAATCGGTTCCGGCACCTACGTGGCCAAGGATATTCCGGACGGCCTGCTCCAGGCGCGGGGGATGGCAGGCATTTCCAAACGCACCGCGCATTCCCGCGCCACGTTGTCCAGCCGGGGTGAGCGCATAAGTTCAACGTCACTTGCCATTAAACCCGTCACCCACGCCGGTCGGGCATTTCGCGCCTATCATCCCGCTCTCGATGTTTTTCCGCTTCATCTCTGGAGCCGGATGGTGGCGCGCAGAAGCCGGCAATCCTCCCGCATTCTGCTGGCCGGCGGTGAACCGGCAGGCTATCGGCCTCTTCGTGAGGCACTGGCTGGTTATCTCGGCTCGATGCGGGGCGTAAAATGTTCGCAAGAACAAGTGGTGATTGTTTCCGGGATTCAACAAGCTCTTGATATCGTTGCGCGGCTGGTTCTGGACCCGGGAGATGCAGTCTGGATGGAAAATCCTGGCTACATTGGTGCGAGTGCTGCACTCCGGGCTGCAGGCGGCGAAATGGTACCAATACCGGTAGACAAAAATGGTTTAAACGTAAGAACAGGGGTAAACTCATGCCCCCAGGCACGGCTGGCTTATGTAACACCAGCACATCAATTTCCTCTGGGCGTGGTCCTGTCTCTGGAACGGCGGTTGGCCTTGCTGAATTGGGCCAATGAGGCTCGAGCCTGGATATTCGAAGATGATTACGACAGTGAATACCGGTATTCCGGGCGGCCTTTTCCGGCGCTGCAAGGATTGGACCAGAGTGGTTCAGTGATTTACGCCGGCAGCTTTAACAAAATGCTTTTTCCTTCGCTTAGGCTTGGATACCTGGTTTTGCCTCCCCGTTTGGTGGAACCATTTGTTGCGGCCAGGTCGATTGTGGATCGTTATCCTCCTGTGCTCGATCAGGCGGTCGTTTGTGATTTCATGGTGGAAGGATATTTTGGACAACACATCCGCCGCATGCGCGAAATTTACGCTGAACGTCGACTCGCCCTGATCGATGCAGCAAGGTCTGAACTTCAAGGACTCCTGCGTGTGGATGATCTGCCGGCGGGATTGCATACCAATGGCTGGTTTGAGTGCGGGATTTCGGATCGTCAGGCAACGGCTGCTGCCTCGGCTGCGGAGATCGAAGTAATGTCATTATCAAGCTTCGGAGTCGGCAGGCGCGTTCCCAATGGCCTGATGCTGGGGTTTGCCACGGTAAATCCAGCCGCCACTAAAGCTGCTGTGACACGATTGGCCAAGGTGTTGGAGAACCTTAAAAGGAATTTATAA
- a CDS encoding cupin domain-containing protein: MKSRRDSLKAITCIIGASALIPNRLLAHEEIITKPAAGDHATPAIKKLMQQTIGNLEAAEVTIVTVNYPPGGSSSPHRHSGPVFGYILEGAVISQLKGTPEKTYTKGEMFYEPAGAVHLVSRNASDSKPASLLAFLVAKQGAPVKLPAEEEK, from the coding sequence ATGAAATCCAGAAGAGACAGCTTGAAGGCTATTACGTGCATCATCGGAGCATCAGCACTGATTCCAAACCGGTTATTGGCTCATGAAGAAATCATTACGAAGCCAGCTGCTGGTGATCACGCGACGCCTGCCATAAAAAAACTGATGCAGCAAACGATAGGAAATCTTGAGGCAGCGGAAGTAACTATTGTCACTGTGAATTATCCGCCCGGCGGAAGCTCCAGTCCTCACCGGCATTCCGGTCCGGTGTTTGGCTACATTCTTGAAGGCGCGGTGATTTCGCAGTTGAAGGGAACCCCGGAGAAGACCTACACCAAGGGAGAGATGTTTTATGAGCCGGCCGGAGCGGTGCATTTGGTTTCACGGAATGCCAGCGATTCGAAGCCGGCAAGCCTGCTGGCTTTCTTGGTTGCCAAACAAGGAGCGCCGGTCAAATTACCCGCCGAAGAGGAGAAATGA
- a CDS encoding DUF5335 family protein, with amino-acid sequence MKRLTKTRSRSTGTELKSPRSKRQGIASVRGGASRRSPATAKRGSEQGSEEAREIPRAQWSRFFDTFSKNHDGWMTRVEVVSKGRRGALEARDLPLQGIAVDLKGSSPDTTFIILDMRPNVHLTHSVPRTKQVTFNERKQQLQISAANGDKAIANFKAPRKKR; translated from the coding sequence ATGAAAAGATTAACCAAGACTCGTTCGCGCAGCACAGGCACCGAACTAAAAAGCCCTCGCTCGAAGCGACAGGGCATTGCGTCTGTGCGTGGTGGTGCTTCCCGTCGCTCACCGGCAACCGCGAAACGTGGAAGCGAACAAGGCTCTGAGGAAGCCCGGGAAATCCCACGCGCGCAGTGGAGTCGTTTTTTCGATACCTTCAGCAAAAATCACGATGGCTGGATGACCAGGGTGGAAGTGGTATCGAAAGGGAGAAGAGGAGCCCTGGAAGCCCGGGATTTGCCTTTGCAGGGAATTGCCGTCGACCTAAAGGGCAGCAGTCCGGATACCACCTTCATCATCCTGGATATGCGTCCCAACGTACACCTGACTCATAGCGTTCCACGAACCAAACAAGTCACTTTCAACGAGAGAAAGCAGCAATTGCAGATTTCCGCAGCCAATGGCGACAAGGCGATTGCGAATTTTAAAGCGCCCAGGAAAAAACGTTAA